From one Kiritimatiellia bacterium genomic stretch:
- a CDS encoding efflux RND transporter periplasmic adaptor subunit has product MNARKFAEKTAGGLAVLIVALMPAGCGNRQTGGQMPTPEVAVATIRPERLTLTTELAGRASAFLVAEVRPQVGGIIQKRLFEEGAEVKEGDLLYQIDPDVYQAICDGAAATLARAEANLTALRARVERYKELIAINAVSRQNYDDAFAALKQAEAEIAVNKAAVESARINLDYTRVTAPISGRIGKSSVTIGALVTAHQPLALATIQQLDPIYVDLLQSTADVLRLQRSLADGRLKHDTEGQNKVKIIMEDGLMYPLEGTLQFRDVTVDPASGAVILRIVFPNPDKTLLPGMFVRA; this is encoded by the coding sequence ATGAATGCGCGCAAATTCGCTGAAAAAACCGCCGGCGGGCTGGCCGTCCTTATCGTCGCGCTGATGCCGGCCGGCTGCGGCAACAGGCAGACGGGCGGCCAAATGCCGACGCCCGAAGTGGCCGTGGCAACCATCCGGCCGGAACGTTTGACGCTTACCACGGAACTGGCCGGACGCGCCTCCGCATTTCTGGTGGCTGAAGTGCGGCCGCAGGTCGGCGGAATCATCCAGAAACGCCTCTTTGAGGAAGGCGCGGAAGTCAAGGAGGGCGACCTGCTCTACCAGATTGATCCGGACGTCTACCAAGCTATTTGCGACGGCGCCGCAGCAACGCTGGCGCGGGCCGAGGCCAATTTGACCGCGCTCCGCGCCAGGGTTGAGCGTTACAAGGAGCTGATCGCCATCAACGCCGTCAGCCGGCAGAATTACGACGACGCCTTCGCCGCCTTGAAACAGGCCGAAGCCGAAATCGCGGTCAACAAGGCGGCGGTTGAATCCGCCCGCATCAATCTGGACTATACGCGCGTTACCGCGCCCATATCCGGCCGCATTGGAAAGTCATCCGTAACCATCGGCGCGCTGGTTACCGCGCATCAGCCCCTTGCGCTGGCCACCATTCAGCAGTTGGACCCCATTTATGTTGACCTGCTCCAATCCACCGCCGACGTTTTACGCTTGCAGCGCAGTCTGGCCGACGGCCGCCTCAAGCACGACACCGAGGGACAAAACAAGGTCAAAATCATCATGGAAGACGGCCTGATGTATCCCCTGGAAGGAACGCTGCAGTTCCGCGACGTTACCGTGGATCCCGCGAGCGGGGCGGTCATTCTGCGGATTGTCTTTCCCAACCCCGACAAAACGCTTCTGCCGGGCATGTTCGTCCGGGC
- a CDS encoding TetR/AcrR family transcriptional regulator has protein sequence MAKKEYSLREKKYARTKITLMKAFLRRLQKDRFEKISVRDVCRSAEVSEGTFFNYFPQKIDVITYYVGLMAVMFIWKARKRAFRGRYIALLNAFFEELADAVAGINITYELISIMVVQHEKPKAARISNIEKRLFFPHLDGIENIHPLMMDEFFRECLELARENGELPRQVNIDDALVSLMTIMAGTMIAVKFSNIKNIKGHYRRQLQTLWRELGSIKKKDQHECAQIR, from the coding sequence ATGGCAAAAAAGGAATATTCGTTGCGCGAAAAAAAATACGCCCGCACAAAAATCACCCTGATGAAGGCCTTTCTCAGGCGGCTGCAGAAAGACCGTTTTGAAAAGATATCCGTGCGGGACGTGTGCCGGAGCGCCGAGGTCTCCGAGGGCACGTTTTTTAATTATTTTCCGCAGAAAATAGACGTCATCACCTACTACGTCGGCCTGATGGCCGTTATGTTCATCTGGAAAGCGCGGAAAAGAGCCTTCCGCGGCCGATACATCGCGCTCTTGAACGCCTTTTTTGAAGAACTGGCGGACGCCGTCGCCGGGATCAATATCACCTACGAGCTCATTTCCATCATGGTGGTCCAGCATGAAAAACCGAAGGCTGCCCGCATTTCCAACATTGAAAAACGCCTGTTTTTCCCGCATTTGGACGGCATAGAAAACATTCACCCCCTTATGATGGATGAATTTTTCAGGGAATGCCTGGAGCTCGCGCGGGAAAACGGCGAACTTCCCCGGCAGGTCAACATTGACGACGCGCTGGTGTCCCTGATGACGATCATGGCCGGCACCATGATCGCGGTTAAATTCAGCAATATCAAGAATATAAAAGGCCATTACCGGCGCCAGCTGCAGACTTTATGGAGAGAATTGGGATCAATCAAAAAAAAGGATCAACATGAATGCGCGCAAATTCGCTGA
- a CDS encoding ATP-binding protein, with the protein MADDIALLASDISLEKEIEPDLKVMADADLMNQALYNLIANAVKYNRKGGWIRLVLRAEGPRVKFVVSNSGPEIPLSDQEKIFDRFYRVSKSRDRTVDGIGLGLSLAREIVAAHRGELVLEKSLNGVTSFVVRLFRSN; encoded by the coding sequence ATGGCGGATGACATCGCGCTTCTGGCATCTGATATTTCCCTTGAAAAGGAAATAGAGCCGGACTTAAAAGTCATGGCGGACGCCGACTTGATGAATCAGGCGCTCTACAACCTCATCGCCAATGCTGTCAAATATAACCGGAAAGGCGGCTGGATAAGGCTGGTCCTGCGCGCGGAAGGCCCCCGGGTGAAATTTGTTGTTTCCAATTCCGGCCCTGAAATTCCATTATCTGACCAGGAAAAAATCTTTGACCGATTCTACCGCGTCAGCAAATCAAGGGATAGAACCGTGGACGGCATTGGCCTCGGATTGAGCCTCGCGCGGGAGATTGTCGCGGCCCATCGCGGCGAACTTGTTCTTGAAAAATCGCTGAACGGCGTAACCTCGTTTGTCGTGCGGTTGTTCAGGTCAAATTGA
- a CDS encoding ATP-binding protein, whose translation MKHKYYHRAIEPLILKSLKHFPALLVTGPRQSGKSTLLKELLKTCRYTNLDDPISRALAKKDPHLFLDTNRPPVIIDEIQYAPELLSYVKMEIDRQRDRPGQFILTGSQVFPMMQGVSETLAGRIAVFHLYPFHVDELQEKRWLQSAGLAEQIVRGFYPELIVNKSIDWNRWFASYIATYLERDVRNIKKIGDLTKFQTFISLLAARAGGLLNLSEISKECGVTQPTAKEWLTILQSTYIVYILQPWHRNITKRVVKTPKLYFVDTGLLCYLLGIDNADRFLKSAERGNIFENFVVMETVKHILTVKRRVNIFFYRTAAGVEMDFLLEIGGDIHASEIKFSKTPDMAMASALKHGVKDLFYSTGTVLTLQDAPVPLSEKIISVNWHEGLMKILAEMEK comes from the coding sequence ATGAAACATAAGTACTATCACCGGGCTATCGAACCGTTGATTCTGAAATCGTTGAAACATTTCCCCGCTCTTTTGGTCACCGGTCCCCGGCAATCCGGGAAATCCACTTTGCTGAAGGAGTTGCTCAAGACCTGTCGTTATACGAACCTTGATGATCCGATATCGCGCGCTTTGGCAAAAAAAGACCCGCATCTTTTTTTGGATACAAATCGGCCTCCGGTTATTATCGATGAAATTCAATATGCACCGGAATTGCTGTCATATGTTAAGATGGAAATAGACCGGCAGCGCGACCGCCCCGGACAATTTATACTGACCGGCTCGCAAGTATTTCCGATGATGCAGGGTGTATCTGAAACGCTTGCCGGACGGATTGCTGTTTTTCACTTATACCCATTTCATGTTGATGAACTGCAGGAAAAACGATGGCTGCAAAGCGCCGGCTTGGCGGAGCAGATTGTCCGCGGATTTTATCCTGAACTCATCGTCAATAAAAGTATCGATTGGAACCGCTGGTTTGCGTCTTATATTGCCACATATCTTGAACGCGACGTCAGGAATATCAAAAAAATAGGCGATCTCACTAAATTTCAGACCTTTATCAGTCTGTTGGCTGCCCGGGCCGGAGGACTATTGAATCTTTCGGAAATTTCAAAAGAATGCGGTGTGACCCAGCCAACGGCAAAGGAATGGCTGACGATTCTGCAGTCCACATACATAGTGTATATTCTTCAACCCTGGCATCGGAATATAACCAAGCGCGTGGTTAAAACTCCCAAGTTGTATTTTGTTGACACGGGACTTCTGTGCTACCTGCTTGGAATTGACAATGCCGATCGGTTTCTCAAAAGCGCCGAGCGCGGAAATATCTTTGAAAATTTTGTCGTGATGGAAACCGTCAAACACATCTTGACCGTCAAACGGCGCGTCAATATTTTCTTCTATCGCACCGCGGCTGGAGTAGAAATGGATTTTTTGTTGGAAATCGGCGGCGATATCCACGCCAGCGAGATCAAGTTTTCAAAGACACCGGACATGGCCATGGCGTCCGCTTTGAAGCATGGTGTAAAAGATTTGTTTTATTCCACGGGAACGGTGCTCACGCTCCAGGACGCCCCTGTTCCGCTTTCGGAAAAAATAATTTCCGTGAATTGGCACGAAGGGCTGATGAAAATACTTGCGGAAATGGAGAAATGA
- a CDS encoding uroporphyrinogen decarboxylase family protein has product MSEAPCEIHPVHAALAHRTTERTPLFEIFQPFHPIHWKICGRTVATDMAMAWDAMAEGISREELAKAQIKAEYAVRKFFGLDMVRLNHAIGREHARPVKTGKNKWKMEGAAYHLNERTFMVEPENPAEAMSDSQKTSEEETKRLVETWDGKAPDDSGEPDPILAGVQKLARRDGLDWVYMAEIGAGTGVAAYPPFMLMWLIEEPELLRRWIEMKKTAAFAATKRAIKAGCSVVAMGGDVSCDKGPFISPAHYHEFILPVIQEHVNLIHSLGAKAVYTSDGNHWPIKEDFFFTSGIDGYKEVDKAAGMTWPRLIQEGVADRICVIGNIDARHTLCHGTPSEVHAEVHECLTYGRRAKGGHILHASHSVHEDVKTENYFAAVNAYRAYFGMEPLPN; this is encoded by the coding sequence ATGTCTGAAGCACCCTGTGAAATACATCCGGTACACGCGGCCCTGGCGCACCGGACGACGGAACGCACGCCCTTGTTTGAAATCTTTCAACCATTCCACCCCATTCACTGGAAAATATGCGGCCGCACCGTCGCCACCGACATGGCCATGGCCTGGGACGCCATGGCGGAGGGCATTTCCCGTGAAGAGCTGGCGAAGGCCCAGATCAAGGCGGAATACGCCGTTAGAAAATTTTTCGGCCTGGATATGGTGCGGTTAAACCACGCTATCGGCCGGGAACACGCCCGGCCGGTCAAAACCGGCAAAAACAAATGGAAAATGGAAGGAGCCGCATATCACCTTAACGAGCGCACTTTCATGGTTGAGCCCGAAAATCCGGCCGAAGCCATGAGCGACAGCCAGAAAACATCCGAAGAAGAAACAAAACGCCTCGTGGAAACATGGGACGGAAAAGCGCCGGACGATTCCGGGGAACCTGACCCGATTTTGGCCGGAGTCCAAAAGCTGGCGCGGCGCGACGGCCTTGACTGGGTTTACATGGCGGAAATCGGCGCCGGAACAGGCGTGGCCGCCTATCCGCCGTTCATGCTGATGTGGCTGATTGAAGAGCCGGAACTGCTCCGGCGCTGGATTGAAATGAAAAAGACGGCCGCTTTTGCCGCCACAAAGCGCGCCATTAAAGCCGGCTGTTCCGTGGTGGCCATGGGCGGCGATGTCAGCTGCGACAAGGGCCCTTTCATCTCGCCGGCTCATTATCATGAATTCATCCTGCCCGTCATCCAGGAACACGTAAACCTGATTCACTCGCTCGGCGCCAAGGCGGTTTACACTTCCGACGGCAATCACTGGCCGATCAAGGAAGATTTTTTCTTCACCTCCGGCATTGACGGCTATAAGGAAGTGGACAAGGCCGCCGGTATGACCTGGCCCCGGTTGATACAAGAAGGCGTCGCCGACCGGATTTGCGTCATCGGCAATATTGACGCACGCCATACGCTTTGCCATGGAACGCCGTCAGAAGTGCACGCGGAAGTGCATGAATGCCTGACATACGGACGCCGGGCCAAAGGCGGCCATATCCTGCACGCCAGTCATTCCGTGCATGAGGACGTCAAAACTGAAAATTATTTCGCCGCGGTCAACGCCTACCGCGCATATTTCGGCATGGAACCTTTGCCAAATTGA
- a CDS encoding SGNH/GDSL hydrolase family protein: MPSGTKTKADKKNPVICRMDARELCVEGRGWKDTAASYDRFPARARPAVPGPVWDLSRHSAGMAVRFIANASDIYCRWELTSGKLAMPHMPATGVSGVDLYVRWSGGAKQRWRWAGSGRPEMQINEAVIAAGIPPGRHEFLLYLPLYNGVKSLKIGVPRRAKIFAAPARPSVRTRSILFYGTSITQGGCASRPGMAYPAIIGRFLDRPTINLGFSGNGRMDPPVVDLLCELDPAVYVIDCCPNLSPELIAERTGQLVQKIRRARPRTPIILIANIEYQAAAFLPVVRFKYTKKNIALVAAYKRLLKGGVKGLHYVPGKNLFGGDGEATVDGTHATDLGFLRIARVLAPVIGKALMAGRFGL; the protein is encoded by the coding sequence ATGCCATCAGGAACCAAAACAAAGGCGGATAAAAAAAATCCGGTCATTTGCCGAATGGATGCCCGGGAGCTTTGTGTTGAGGGGCGGGGCTGGAAAGATACCGCCGCGTCTTACGACCGTTTTCCGGCCCGCGCCCGGCCGGCCGTGCCCGGTCCCGTCTGGGATTTAAGCCGGCATTCGGCCGGGATGGCAGTCCGCTTTATTGCGAACGCATCTGACATTTATTGCCGTTGGGAACTGACTTCAGGCAAACTTGCCATGCCCCACATGCCCGCGACCGGGGTCAGCGGGGTTGATCTGTACGTGCGTTGGTCAGGCGGTGCCAAACAACGTTGGCGCTGGGCGGGAAGCGGCCGGCCGGAGATGCAAATAAACGAAGCCGTGATCGCGGCCGGCATTCCGCCCGGCCGGCATGAGTTTTTGCTTTACCTGCCGCTCTACAACGGAGTAAAATCGCTTAAAATCGGCGTCCCGCGCCGGGCGAAAATATTTGCCGCCCCGGCCCGTCCGTCTGTCCGGACGCGGTCGATTTTATTCTACGGCACCTCCATTACCCAGGGCGGATGCGCTTCCCGGCCGGGTATGGCCTATCCGGCCATAATCGGGCGTTTTCTGGACCGGCCGACGATTAACCTCGGTTTTTCCGGCAACGGGCGCATGGATCCGCCGGTCGTTGATTTGTTATGCGAACTTGATCCGGCGGTTTATGTTATTGATTGCTGCCCAAATCTTTCTCCGGAATTAATCGCGGAACGCACCGGGCAGCTCGTGCAAAAAATACGCCGGGCGCGTCCGCGGACTCCCATTATTCTGATTGCAAACATTGAATATCAGGCGGCCGCCTTTCTGCCGGTTGTGCGCTTTAAGTATACGAAAAAAAATATCGCGTTGGTCGCCGCTTACAAACGCCTTCTGAAAGGCGGCGTAAAGGGACTGCATTATGTGCCCGGGAAAAATCTTTTCGGCGGGGACGGCGAAGCGACTGTGGACGGCACGCATGCAACCGACCTGGGGTTCCTGAGGATTGCGCGCGTCTTGGCGCCAGTCATCGGGAAGGCGCTCATGGCAGGCCGGTTCGGCCTTTAA
- a CDS encoding MATE family efflux transporter, with protein MKMLKKIAMLWTRPNGCREVMRISLPLVVSMGSHTAMLFADRLFLSRYSVEAIAAATPAGLLAFMFTCFFMGVVGFTNTFVAQATGSGRKEQVARSIWQAVYFAALSGVLLAGVSFFGDTFFRWAGHPAEVRLQENVYFRILMQGAFFALLHDALACFYSGQGLTRPIMFINLAGVLINIPLDYCLIYGAAGFPEMGITGAAVATVLSHVLMTALFILLVFSRKNDRLFGMRRQRAFDKNLFGRLVKYGAPAGLQFFVDIFAFTFFLMVVGRIGRDELAATNIAFAINSLAFMPMIGFSIAASSLVGQALGRGRPAEAITATNSSLLLTMIYMWLVALLFVLFPEPLCGIFRSPSGDPAADAAVQSMAVILLRFVAFYSLVDGLNVIYSGALKGAGDTAFIGWTIAVLSVGLMILPITLAVIVFGAGLYTVWTFGTLYVCVLAVAFWWRFRQGKWKAMRVIELRQPAGDIVLPRPEVPGAEELV; from the coding sequence ATGAAAATGTTGAAAAAAATAGCAATGCTCTGGACCCGTCCGAACGGGTGCCGGGAGGTGATGCGCATCAGCCTGCCGCTGGTGGTCAGCATGGGGTCGCATACCGCCATGCTTTTTGCCGACCGGCTCTTTTTAAGCCGTTATTCGGTGGAGGCCATCGCGGCTGCCACGCCCGCGGGTCTGCTGGCCTTTATGTTCACGTGTTTTTTCATGGGGGTGGTGGGTTTCACCAACACGTTCGTTGCCCAGGCGACCGGTTCCGGCCGGAAGGAACAGGTGGCGCGTTCAATCTGGCAGGCCGTTTATTTTGCGGCTTTGTCAGGCGTTTTGCTGGCGGGGGTGTCGTTTTTTGGCGATACTTTTTTTCGCTGGGCGGGTCACCCCGCGGAGGTGCGTCTGCAGGAGAATGTATATTTCCGGATTCTCATGCAGGGCGCGTTTTTCGCGCTGCTGCATGATGCGCTGGCTTGCTTTTATTCCGGCCAGGGGCTGACCCGTCCCATCATGTTCATCAATCTGGCCGGGGTCTTGATTAATATTCCCCTGGACTATTGCCTGATTTACGGTGCGGCCGGTTTCCCGGAGATGGGTATTACGGGCGCCGCCGTTGCCACGGTGCTGAGCCACGTTCTTATGACGGCGCTTTTTATCCTGTTGGTTTTCAGCCGGAAAAACGACCGGCTGTTCGGCATGCGGCGGCAAAGGGCGTTTGATAAAAATCTTTTCGGCAGGCTCGTAAAATACGGGGCGCCGGCCGGCCTCCAGTTTTTTGTGGACATCTTTGCCTTTACTTTTTTCCTGATGGTGGTGGGGCGCATCGGGCGCGACGAACTGGCGGCGACCAACATTGCCTTTGCGATCAATTCTCTGGCCTTCATGCCGATGATCGGTTTTTCCATCGCCGCCAGTTCGCTCGTCGGCCAGGCGCTCGGCCGCGGCCGGCCAGCGGAAGCCATAACCGCGACCAACAGCTCGCTTTTGCTGACCATGATTTACATGTGGCTGGTGGCCTTATTGTTCGTTTTGTTTCCGGAACCGCTTTGCGGAATATTCCGCTCGCCCTCCGGGGACCCGGCGGCCGATGCGGCCGTGCAGTCCATGGCGGTCATTCTCCTGCGTTTTGTGGCGTTTTATTCCCTGGTGGACGGCTTGAATGTCATTTATTCCGGCGCCCTTAAAGGGGCGGGGGACACGGCTTTCATCGGCTGGACCATCGCCGTGCTTTCGGTCGGCCTGATGATTTTGCCGATAACTCTGGCCGTGATTGTGTTCGGGGCCGGCCTTTACACGGTCTGGACTTTTGGCACGCTCTACGTCTGTGTGCTGGCCGTTGCGTTCTGGTGGCGTTTCCGGCAGGGCAAATGGAAAGCGATGAGGGTTATTGAGCTCCGTCAGCCGGCCGGCGACATTGTCCTGCCGCGGCCGGAAGTGCCCGGCGCCGAAGAGCTGGTCTGA
- a CDS encoding FAD-dependent oxidoreductase: MDKIILLEAESFEDSGGWIVDQQFMDQMGSPYLMAHGLGLPVKDALTTVQFPAAGIYRVWVRTKDWAASLGASGAPGRFQLAIDGRRLPAVFGAEGAQWRWQDGGTVEIAARKTLIALHDLTGFNGRCDAIVFSKDPDFRPPESGPELAKFRRSAAVLPAAPEEAGEFDLVVAGGGIAGICAALSAARRGLKVALVHDRPVLGGNNSSEVRVGLSGEINLPPYPSLGNIVKEIAPVGYYDFIAAEQNPTAPESRRILKLDPAKRIHNAGPAENYEDEKKLLAVQAEEHIRLFLNCHVTAVKMNGDEITAVTAADIRTGREQLIKPRLAADCTGDGALGALAGADFRVGRENRAETGEELAPEKTDRLVMGTSVQWYAGLRPEPVSFPECPWALPFTEETCQHALRGDWNWESGIGADQIADFEKIRDHSFRAIFGNWDFLKNRSRRKDEYARHALAWAACIGGKRESRRLQGDIVLCQQDIESRKPFPDACVTCTWPFDLHYPDPENQRHLPGQEFLAISESKPIKPYAIPYRCLYSRNIRNLFMAGRNISVTHAALGTVRVQKTTGMMGEVVGMAAALCRKHDVFPRAVYETHLSELTAMMKRG; this comes from the coding sequence ATGGATAAAATTATTTTATTGGAAGCTGAAAGCTTTGAAGATTCAGGCGGGTGGATCGTTGACCAGCAGTTCATGGACCAGATGGGTTCGCCATACCTCATGGCGCATGGCTTGGGCTTGCCGGTAAAGGACGCCCTCACCACCGTTCAATTTCCAGCCGCCGGTATTTACCGCGTCTGGGTCCGCACAAAGGACTGGGCTGCGTCTCTCGGCGCTTCCGGAGCGCCCGGCCGCTTCCAGCTTGCGATTGACGGGCGCCGGCTTCCGGCCGTCTTCGGCGCCGAAGGCGCGCAATGGCGCTGGCAGGACGGCGGCACAGTGGAAATTGCCGCGCGCAAAACCTTAATCGCCCTGCATGATTTAACCGGGTTTAACGGACGCTGTGACGCCATTGTTTTTTCAAAAGACCCCGACTTCCGTCCGCCGGAAAGCGGGCCGGAACTGGCAAAATTCCGACGCTCCGCCGCGGTTTTGCCGGCCGCGCCGGAAGAAGCGGGAGAATTTGACCTGGTTGTGGCCGGCGGAGGGATTGCCGGAATCTGCGCGGCGCTTTCCGCGGCCCGCCGCGGATTGAAAGTCGCCCTGGTTCATGACCGCCCTGTTCTGGGCGGAAACAACAGCTCCGAAGTCAGAGTCGGGCTTTCCGGAGAAATCAACCTGCCCCCCTACCCGTCCCTGGGCAACATCGTAAAGGAAATTGCCCCCGTCGGATATTATGACTTCATTGCGGCCGAACAAAATCCAACCGCCCCGGAAAGCCGCCGCATTCTGAAACTGGACCCGGCAAAACGCATCCATAACGCCGGGCCGGCGGAAAATTACGAGGATGAAAAAAAACTGCTGGCCGTTCAAGCGGAGGAGCACATCAGGCTTTTCCTCAACTGCCACGTAACGGCAGTTAAAATGAACGGGGACGAAATCACCGCCGTCACGGCCGCGGATATCAGGACGGGGCGCGAACAGCTGATCAAACCCAGGCTGGCGGCCGATTGCACCGGCGACGGCGCGCTCGGAGCGCTGGCCGGCGCCGATTTCCGCGTCGGACGGGAAAACCGCGCCGAGACCGGCGAAGAGCTGGCGCCGGAAAAAACGGACAGGCTCGTCATGGGAACTTCCGTGCAATGGTATGCCGGCCTCCGGCCGGAACCGGTATCTTTCCCGGAATGCCCATGGGCGCTTCCCTTCACCGAGGAAACCTGCCAACACGCTCTCCGGGGCGACTGGAACTGGGAAAGCGGCATCGGCGCCGACCAGATCGCGGATTTTGAAAAAATACGCGACCATTCGTTCCGCGCTATTTTCGGCAACTGGGACTTTTTAAAAAACCGCTCCAGGAGAAAGGACGAATACGCCCGCCATGCCCTGGCCTGGGCGGCCTGTATCGGCGGCAAGCGCGAGTCGCGGCGTCTGCAGGGCGACATCGTGCTTTGCCAGCAGGATATTGAAAGCAGGAAACCATTTCCGGACGCCTGCGTAACCTGCACCTGGCCATTTGACCTGCATTATCCCGATCCCGAAAACCAACGCCATTTGCCCGGGCAAGAATTTCTCGCCATATCGGAAAGCAAGCCGATCAAGCCCTACGCGATCCCTTACCGCTGTTTATATTCAAGGAACATCCGCAACCTTTTCATGGCCGGACGCAACATCAGCGTAACGCACGCGGCGCTCGGCACGGTGCGGGTCCAGAAAACAACCGGCATGATGGGCGAGGTCGTCGGCATGGCCGCCGCGCTCTGCCGGAAGCATGATGTTTTCCCGCGGGCAGTCTACGAAACGCATTTATCCGAATTGACGGCCATGATGAAACGCGGGTGA
- a CDS encoding M28 family peptidase, producing the protein MNIITRDNFPQGPEARIRLMGDIWAAREFERHLLTLCDRIGVRFTGSRGEKTAAGYILDQFRSYNLDKAHKEKFTCFTWKHGPAFLELKPDKQRLQITAIGFTPSTPRGGINAALAVVNSFRTLATLKNQRALAGKIALVIPEEGGRDISEHSSIIVRRAARAGARAVIIATPVLKSDSAANPPIPAAGIAREDALRLARLARDSGRLEVRMFLKNNPKKQAVTCNVIGEIRGVKRPNEIILVAAHYDTKDNTVGAADDASGTAAVMELARVFSKYYRGKLARTIRFVCFTGEELGLAGSNAYVKKHAREMRNIVMMFNLDPANSTNYWVGGFAETLRWLKETAKTAGWQNRAQHYVAYNTDCFPFLLKGVPAVWMMSRERRGWLFDPAQLTYGHTRRDTPDKVDIFDAKEAIMVVADTCLRLDAARHRPDHHHSAREVRQWLSRDPILEERLKTGGLWPAAQTPAVLL; encoded by the coding sequence ATGAATATTATTACGCGGGACAATTTTCCGCAAGGACCCGAGGCGCGCATTCGCTTGATGGGCGACATATGGGCGGCGCGGGAATTTGAACGCCATCTGCTGACACTTTGCGACCGCATCGGGGTTAGGTTCACAGGCAGCCGCGGCGAAAAGACGGCAGCCGGTTATATCCTGGACCAATTCCGGTCATATAACCTTGACAAGGCACACAAGGAAAAATTCACCTGTTTTACCTGGAAACACGGCCCCGCGTTCCTGGAACTTAAACCGGACAAACAAAGGCTGCAAATTACGGCGATCGGGTTTACGCCCTCCACGCCCCGCGGGGGAATAAACGCGGCATTAGCGGTGGTGAACTCGTTCCGGACGCTGGCCACCCTCAAAAATCAACGGGCGTTGGCCGGCAAAATCGCGCTGGTTATACCGGAAGAAGGCGGACGCGACATCTCCGAACATTCGTCTATCATCGTGCGGCGGGCGGCGCGGGCCGGCGCCAGGGCCGTGATAATCGCCACGCCGGTTCTAAAGTCCGACAGCGCCGCCAACCCGCCCATTCCGGCCGCCGGAATTGCACGGGAAGACGCATTACGTCTGGCGCGTCTGGCGCGCGATTCCGGCAGGCTGGAAGTCAGGATGTTCCTGAAGAACAATCCTAAAAAACAAGCCGTCACCTGCAACGTCATCGGGGAAATCAGGGGGGTGAAGCGGCCGAATGAAATCATCCTGGTGGCGGCCCATTACGACACAAAGGACAATACCGTCGGCGCGGCCGACGATGCGTCCGGCACGGCGGCGGTCATGGAGTTGGCGCGCGTATTTTCAAAATACTACCGGGGCAAGCTGGCGCGGACCATCCGGTTCGTTTGTTTTACGGGCGAAGAGCTCGGCCTGGCCGGGTCAAACGCTTACGTCAAGAAACACGCGCGCGAAATGCGCAACATTGTCATGATGTTCAACCTTGATCCGGCAAACTCAACCAATTACTGGGTGGGAGGATTTGCGGAAACGCTGCGCTGGCTGAAAGAAACGGCAAAAACGGCGGGATGGCAGAACAGGGCCCAACACTACGTGGCCTACAACACCGATTGTTTCCCCTTTTTATTGAAGGGTGTTCCCGCGGTCTGGATGATGTCGCGCGAACGCCGGGGATGGCTGTTTGATCCCGCCCAACTGACTTATGGACACACCCGGCGCGACACGCCGGACAAAGTGGATATATTTGACGCAAAGGAAGCAATCATGGTTGTCGCCGATACGTGTTTGCGGCTGGATGCCGCCCGGCACAGGCCGGACCATCATCACAGCGCACGCGAAGTCCGGCAATGGCTGAGCCGCGATCCAATCCTTGAGGAAAGGCTGAAAACCGGCGGATTATGGCCCGCAGCGCAAACTCCCGCCGTTCTTTTATGA